The Tripterygium wilfordii isolate XIE 37 chromosome 1, ASM1340144v1, whole genome shotgun sequence sequence AACAGTAGAGCATCGTTTTTGAAATAGCCAGGGCAACAATACTTCCATGTGTGTGTTAAAGTCCTTTTGGAAGCTAATACTACAAGAACTTCTAGGCATCTTTTCCACTTCATCCATGTACAACTAAGCGGCCACATCAATGGCTTTCACCTTtaagtgacctaattgcaaacgtTTAAATTTTTCAATGACCTATTTATACTAAACTCCAACCAAATGTACATGtttaaataactaaatatatatacttgcatgaCAATTGAATTAAGTgcaatcactttttttttggtgcaaGGCAAAAGTGTTATTAAGTGCAATCGCTTAATTAGAAAGGccacttaaatatttttttcctccacacCAATATACATATACGCCTgataggagaatttctatattATATGCGTACTTTAAATTAATCATTTAAACTGCATATCTATATTTTcactattgatttgaaacatgtagaATCCAAAGTAGTGGGTCACACTTGTCATTTCGCTTATCCACACACTTCTTAAAAAGTGGTGCGCATTTTAAGTGCATACAGGATAATTTCTATATATAGACAAAaacttaaatatatattaaaagtgAATAAATCATGGTTTTTGACCATAATTGATCAATACCATCTAATAAGTCAATGACCCCCATGTTTTAGGCCCATTAATATGGCCAATATCCAAAATTCTAACTATTGGAACCTAAAAGCTCCAAGTCCATTCAACTTTTTGTAACCGTCTTTTCATGAATTTTACCTAACTCATTTATGACCTATATtgtcttttctcatttaatttaaaatttaaaatttaaaaattcttGTGCTTATTCTATATATGGATTATGCCTCTAGGAGCAAACGATTGTTTCATTTCACACACAAGACACTTTTTCACACTCAGGCTAATTAATCCCTTAATTCATGGAATATTTATTGAATCAAATTAAACATGATTAatcatcaaaacccataaattaAGGACTGTTGAGTTTCCATGGTTAATTTGCCTGAAAaagtctctctctttttttgttttcatatacCCAAAACATTAcatattctctttcttctctcaatcAGTTACgacttcttcttattcttcttcttgatcATTTTGTGATTTTCTGAACATGTACTCATCTTCTTTGAAATGGTActtatttttatcttttgttCTCTTGATGGGTTTTCAATCAGGACTACTTTTACTTGCTAATGGTGAATTCAACAGAAACTTCAAATCAATCCGTGTGGATCCTTCAGGCCATGGAAATTTCTCAAGCATCCAGTCTGCCATAGATTCCGTccaaccaaacaacaaatattGGACATATATCAATATCAAGGCTGGTATATACAGGTAatgtttgtgtttgtatatatacatacatctcTCCataattcttattttttttggctaTTTAATTAGACTCTTACGGATACggatatgtgtatgtgtatagaGAGAAGGTTTCAATCCCAAGAGACAAGCCATATATTGTTCTCAAAGGAGAAGGAAGACAGAGTACAATGATTGTTTGGAATGATCATGAATCTCTTGAACAAAGCCCTACTTTCTCTTCTCGTGCGGATAACATTGTTGTCAGAAGAATCTCCTTTGTGGTAAGAAATTAAGTCATCTAATTTTaactttgattttttgtgtgtgtatggACTTAATTTTTTGCTTTAATTTTTGAATAGAACTCATACAACAGTCCCTACAGCAAAAACCCTAGAGTACCAGCTGTGGCAGCCTTGATAGCCGGTGACAAGTCTTCCTTCTACAGATGTCGGTTCTCCGGCCTACAAGACACGTTGTGGGACGTTCAAGGTCGACATTACTTCAAGAAATGCACAATCCAGGGGGCCGTTGATTTTATTTTCGGCAATGGCCAGTCAATTTACGAGGTACATTTTTACTTTGAAAATACAGATGTACGCAGTCTTACTCCAACATTATATATAGAGTGGCATGATTCTGCATTTGATTGACTTTATATTTCGTAGAATTGCGAGATAGAAGTGCTTGGAAGCGAGTTGGAGCCTGGTCTTCAAGGGTATATCACAGCACAAGGAAGAAGCAATCCAAATGATCCAAATGGGTTTGTGTTCAAAGAATGTATAATTACTGGGAGTGGTTCAGCATACTTGGGGAGGCCATGGAGAGATTATGCAAGAGTCTTGTTCTACAATTCAAATCTCACTAACATTATTCATCCTCAAGGTTGGGATGCTTGGAATTCTGCTGGTCATGAGTGAGTTCTTTGCCACAACTCATCATTAACCAATTCTTTGAATTaatcactacaagaaaacatcaaatatttttgtGACGGAATGTTTACGAAGGATTTTGCATTGGCTTTGTGATGGAAAAATATATGATCAACTGAAACTAGACgtttaatatatgttatatACGATTAATCATAGTAAGAACAAGTTAATTATTGTGTTTAGGAAGAGTGGATTATGCCTAATTCTTTTACTAATCTGCTTATATATATGCTTGGTAGGAACCAATTAACCTTTGCGGAGCATGGCAACTTCGGACTCGGATCTGCAAGTTTTGCCAGAGTGAAATGGGAAAAAAAGCTGGACTTGAAGGAATTGTATGAATTGGTTAGCACAAGTTTCATTGATGGTGAAAATTGGATTATTAACCAACCaccataattttcttttagGACTAATGTTGTACATACCATTAGCAgcattttgtttatttctttcatggttttttaaataatttatggaTTAAGAAACAAAGTAAATTCTTTTGAATTTGACAACAATATATGTAATTCTTCGACAACCAGTATGAGAGTGGACACCCATGCCATGTCTACTCATCTCAATATGACTTGTTTCcactaaatataatttttcgtccctcaactatatgTAAGTGGTTTCGTTTTCATTCTAAACTATTTTGCTCCCAATTTCATTATTCAACTATGAGAAAGTAcctatttcatcattcaagtaAAAAATTGACTAGAAAATCTTGCGTGACATCTATAGcacatcaaaaaaaatttatgtggcaAATTTTGACAAACTTCAACGTTATGTTCATAAACTATACAAATGTAACATTTTTCATCTCTCAACTatgcaaaaaataattattttatctcTTAAAATCACATTAAGACATAAAGTGtagaaatcaaaaccaaaccaaagacaATTATGTAATGAAAGTGAGGTTCAtttttattagggtttccttTATTGTCATTTACTATGATTTACCAACTCATTCTTTTTGTACGGAAAAATATaactcattattttttttacgaACAAATATTTGGACATTTTTTTGgctattgaaacaattttatctaAGCCAATCTTTGTTGTAAAAAATGTAAAGAGAACATTTGAGGGACGGAAATGGTGCCTTTGGCACAGATTTGTTTCATCTTCACTCAATTATCTAATTTTACTTATGTAAAAATCTGTGCCAAATGCGCCTTTTCTTTTACAACATTTTTTACAACATTGGGACCCACACCAAAAATTACAAtccttttattttaaaatattttgtgtGGGTCCCATACCTTTTGTATAaagtattttcattttcaacGTGAGACCCATCCAAAAATTAAAGTTTTTATTAGTTAACAGATTTTAGAAAATATTAATacttaataaatttttaataaaaaattgggTTTAAACTTAATATCtccataaaaattaataataattagaaattaattatatttattcatttataattataataattaatatttttgttgaaataaagtaattaaaattaaaaaatacaaataaattatacttataaattaataattataattctaaattaataattatacttataaaatacttctaaattattatgtttattcattaataataattaatacaaataaGTTTTATACACAGCTTAACCGTTAACAACAATAAAACTTTCACCAAAACTCACAACTTATTTCATAACTTTAAGCTTAGTTTTTTTCTCACAACTTAACAGGTagtgttgaaaatcaacacaacccactacaagaaaacaactATTTAGCAACGAACATTTGCGACAAAAATTTTTCCGTTGCAAATTATAGATTTTGCAACGGAATATTCAGAAATTTCCGTCGCTAAAGTTTGTTGAAATTTAAGAAAATTTTACGACGGAAGTTTTTGTTGTAAAAAAATTCGTCGCAAATGCAATTGCAGTTTATGGGGCGAATTCTCGCCAACATTTGCAATAGATTTAGCAACGGATTTAGTGACGGACTCAAATTCAATCGCTAAATCCTATCCTCTGACACCATTCCCAAAAAATCTTACTGTTCACATTTGCGACGGAAATAATTCCGTTGCTAAATTACACAAGAATATACTTTTTCCACCACAATTTAGCAACGAAAATAATTTTGTTGCAAATTTCGTCGCTAATCTTTATCTTCTGACACAATAATCTACTTTTTCTGGCACAAATTAACAACAGAAATGATTCCGTTGCAAATTTCATCGCTAAATTTTATCTTCTGACACAAGAATTTACTTTTCTGTCACAAAGTTTGCGACTGACTCAAATTCGTTGCAAATGTCGTCGCTAATATgtcataaaattattttaatatatcaTTGCTGTCTCTTTTTTgcccatttctctctttgttcattCTGTTCTTTCCCTTCATCCTCATTGcttcatcttttttctttgataatggAGGTTCCTGAGTCTCGTAAATGGATGTACAACATGGTCGGTCCCAATCGAATGGGACCTAGTGATGAGTTTTTTAGTGGTGTTGAAGAGTTCATTTCTTATGGTGTGGAAATAATCCAGATTTGTGGAGACGGGAACTATAAGGTGTCCATGCGTGAGGTGTAAATGCACAAGATTTCAGGGGTTGAATGGTATAAGGGTGCACTTATACAGAAAAGGTTTTCAGCCTGGATATTATTACTAGACAGCTTATGGTGAAGAAATGCCTGAAATTTCCACTATGGTGACTGCCGATGTTGAAGCAGATGCTATAAATTATTATTGACAAGACAATAATCAGGttaatttcaatccatacgaGCAGATGGTGATGGACGCTGCTGACCTTCGGTTGGGAATGAGTTCTTACAAGGAGAAGATAACAACCAATATGTTGTGTCGGAACCTCTTAATCCCGATGCGCAAGCTTTCATTGACATGTTGTCTATTGCACAAGCTTCACTAGGCGACGGATGTGAGTCACACTCAGAGTTGTCAGTTGCGATGAGGTTATTAAACATTAAAGTTGACTACAATATGCCTCAAGGTTGTTTCGATGACGTTGTTCATCTAATGAAAGAGACTATACCGGAAGATAATAGGATGCCTACGgacttctatcaaaccaagaAGTCGGTGTCTAAACTCGGACTTGGGTATCAATGAATCGATTATTGTACGAATGGTTGTATGATTTACTATAAGGATGACGCAAATGAGAGGCAGTGTAAATTTTGCGAGGCAGACCATTATAAACCTCAGAGAATTGGACGACGAAATTACAAGGATATTCCAGTTAAACGTATCTGGTACATGCCTCTGATTCCCAGACTTCAGAGACTTTATAGTTCAACAGTTATAGCAAAGGAGATGAGATGGCATTATGAGCATCGAAGCTAGTCCAAGAACCTGTGTCATCCATCagatggagaagcatggaaaCACTTTGACCGAACATATCAAGATTTTTCTTCAGACTCGCGAAATATAAGATTAGGTTTGTGTGCGGATGGATTCACTCCTTTTGGACAATCTGGTAAGAAATATTCATGTTGGCCtgtcattttgactccttataaTTTACCACATGGGATGTGCATGAAAAGGGAGTTTATGTTCCTGACAATAATCATTTCGGGTCCTCAAAATCTAAAGAGCAAGAGCAAAATCGATGTTTATCTACAACCTCTAATAGATGAGCTCAATCAGTTATGGTGCGAAGATGTGATAACCTACGATgtgcacataaaagaaaattttgttgtgAGAGCTGCATTGATGTGGACTATCAACGACTTTCCTGCCTATGGTTTGCTGTCTGGATGGATGACTCAGGGGAAATTAGCATGTCCTTACTGCATGGTGCGTTCAAAGGCGTTTACCTTGAAAAATGGTAGAAAAAAttcatggtttgattgtcacaTACAATCTTTGGATACGACACATCCTTTTAGGTGGAACAAAGatgcatttttcaaaaatcgAATTGAGAGATCAGAACCTCCTCCACGTTTGTCAGAGGAAGAAGTATTGGCATGAGTTTGAAACTTTCCAAAGATCACTGATAAGGCCTATTATCATTGCCCAGATATGACCAAGAGTATAATTGAACCAAGAAGAGCATCTTCTAGGATTTGCCTTACTGGCATAATAATCAAATACGACATAACCTGgatgtcatgcatattgagTATAATGTCTTTGATAACGTTTTCAATACGTGTATGAACATTAAGGGGAAAACAAAGGATAATGCTAAGTCGCGATTGGACCTTCCCCTTTACTATAAACACAGAATTTTATAGTTGGTGGAGAATGACAACGATAAATCTCTCAAACCGAAAGCACAATTTTGTCTCAACATGGAGCAGAAAAGGGTTGTTTGTCATTGGGTCTCTAATTTGAAGTTGCCAGACCTATGCCTCCAACCTCGGCACGTGCGTAGACATGAGAGAAGGAAAGCTGTTCGGAATGAAAAGTCATGACTGTCATGTTTTCATGGAGCGACTTCTTCCAATTGCATTTAGGGCATTGTTGGAGCCCATTTGGGCTACCATTACTGAGTTGAGTCACTTTTGTAGAGATAAATGTTCAACTACATTGCGAGAGGATCAATTGATCATCATGGAGGTGAATATTCCTGTGATCCTTTCTAAATTGGAGCGTATATTTCCCCCCATCTTTCTTTGATTCTATGGAACATCTCCTGATACATCTATCATTCGAAGCAAGGATGGGTGGGCCTGTACAATACAAATGGATGTATCCTTTTGAAAGGTATTTTTGCttatattatatgatttgtCATATTATTATGTATGTCAATTGAATTAATATTGTGTTCGATTGACTTTTGTTATAGGTTCTTTCACTTCCTAAAGAAGAAGATTAAAAATAAATCTCGTGTAGAAGGATTTATTTGTGAAGCATATATTGTCGAAGAGACATCAACATTTGCTTCGTATTATTTTGAACCACATGTGAGCTCTCGATGAACCAGAGTGCCTCGAAATGATGACGGTGGTACTTTCAACCCGGAATTCCCTACCATTTCGATCTTCAATCAACCTGGTCATCTTGCTAGTAAGGCTGGTAGGCATAATCCTCACTGATAAAGAATATGATGCAACAACATTATATGTGTTTCTGAATTGTGATATTGTCCAACCTTTTATAAAGTAAGCTACTACTAAATTATATTGGAATTATAAAGTGATGTTAATTTAATCGAACGATTGATGTGAATTCTATATATGTTTTGCAGCCtgtttacatgtttcgtgcgaGCATCAACACCTACATTATCAGACGACAAAGTTGACTATGAAATTGAGAAAGGTTTCGCATCATGGTTCAGACAGTATATAAGTATCTATCATTTGTCGTTACAAGACACTATTTTATTTCGCTGGACtaatatattataaattaacTTATCCCTTTTATGTTTAAGGTTTATGACCCACAAAACATGATTACCGATGAACTTATACGAGACGTGTCTAAAGGACCATTGAGGAGGGTTCAGATATGGAATACGTATTATGTCAATGGATACAAATTTGAAACTGATGCCAGAAGTGAAGGCAAGTCAACTACCAACAATGGTGTACGCATACGGGGAACCGATTATGGACAGTCATAATATGACTACTACGGAATTCTGAAAGAGATTGTTCAATTGGATTTCCTAGGactactgaaaaaaaaattgtaacttTTAATTGTGAGTGGTTTGACCCAACTCCTAATCGAGGAACGTGAATCCATAAGCAGTATGGGATTGTCGATGTGAAACGTAGAGGGAAGTACAAAAAGtttgatccatttataattgcACAACAAGCGGAGCAAGTATACTTTGCTCCTTATCCAGAATGGATACGTGATCGACAAGATTGGTGGGTCGTGATTAAGATGAAAGCGAGGCACACAATTACTGCAGAATTGAAGCAAATGGATGACGCCTTTCAAGACGAAGAAGTCATAGTTTCTCAAGTTAGAGGAGATACTGATAAAATAGAGTCTCGTCGACAATGAAGTTGAACCTGATGAAGTGGATTCTGATTCTCCAATGCAAATGATTGAGGAAGAAAAATGATTCTCCAAtgcaaatgatgatgatgaagaagaaaaatcgAAATTTGATGATTCTGAGACAGAGGAAGAGCTGGAAGATGATTAACAAtgtgtttatttatttgatgaatATTAGACTTTTATTAATTGTATGAATTCCCCGTCAATTTAAGATGGTTTAAATGAATGATTGCATATATaagatatattatatatacatataaagaatatcatataatttacatataaattatatatatacgcataaaaatatattataattatttaatatatatcaaTACTCAAATTTTACCCGCACAAATACCCGCAAATACACAAATTTTACCCtcacaaattttcaaaacccaaattgTGAAACCATTATTCATTCTGTCTCTCGCATTGAAGACGCTCTCGCCTCTCGATCTCGCACTTGTCTCTCACACTCGTATCTTTGCCACTGGTATATGCTCTCGTCTTTGGTATGTGCTCTCTGTTTGTATGAACAGCACACTCATGTTCACTATCACTGTATGTGCTCGTGTCTCTTGCACTCCTATATTGCATTGTTGTTTCTTCAAGTTTTCATTAATTTACTCTTCATTCATTAATTTACCTAGGTCAATTAAAATTGTGGATGCGTGATTGTTTTTCCTGGTTGGTATTGTAGAGATTAGGTCTGACTGGTCCAACACTCGCAtcatgtccactttgattcctaaCCCAAATGTCCATTGTAATTTGGCAAGAGCTTACATCATAACTTCTTTTAAATATTCACCAGGTGGCCTCAATTTAGTTTTCCAAGTTTCAATATTCTCACTTCCAAATGCTTGAAAAAAGTTCGGATTGGTGAACAACTATCTTTGGTGAGGTTTGTCCATTTGAAAACCCTATAGCTTAAATCTTGTTTCGATTTATTGATTGTATTTGAATTCTGATTTTGCCTGACATTTTGGAAGAAAGGGTAAAGGTTTCTTGGCCACTGTCAGCTAGGGAGGCTGTTGTGCCCTATTTTTTGCTCGAGTACTTCCAACAGGACCTAATTGTCATTCTCCTCAATACGGTAACCACTTAATATTGGGAATTTACAACAATTCAtttgcatttaatttttttcgttTGATGTCTTTCTACCATTTGAATGATATCTAAAGAAAGCTAAGAAGCTTAATTTCAGATTGCTGATTTGGAGGGCAAATCATGTTGTAAGGATTGATTTGGTGGGGGGGCTTTGTCATACAAAAGGTAACTTCAGAGAGAAGCTACTTTAGGTGAGTAATGGTTGgtttatttgtcatatgaaaCTTGTACCCAACACACACAGGCATTGTCccctaagaaaaagaaaagaaaaggtggtCATTAGTTTTTGTGTTGCAACATGCTGAGGTAGCTTGTTGAAGGTCAGGAAATTTAGATATAGATCTGCTTGCAATAATAGATACGAATTATTCCCTTagttaaaataatgaattttttacTTTAGTTCTCTACAAAAAATACACTTGGCCGAGCTTCCTAATTACGTTATTGTTAAACTCTCCTTCACTATGACTGATACTTGTATTGTGCCTTTTGTGTTTGGCTCAATTTTGTAATAGAAGGCATGCTCAGATACCTCTAACAGTGGGTTTGTTTCAGAAGCTAATGCTCAGGTACACTTTCATTCATCATCTCATGAAACATAATTGTTTTCCGTATTGCACCtcaaatataattatatgcCCTAATGAAAATGAATTACTAGTAGTTGCTAACGTGCTTCTGcttatattgttattttttttcccacctTCAAATCAAGTTCTCTGGCCCTTCTTTTGCACttgccctctctctctcacgtgCATGCATTGATTTGCCCAAGACAATAAAGAGTTAATATTACAGAAGGATCATTTGCACAGTGCCATTCTCTTCTTCAAGGTGAGTTATACTATATTATTTAGCgaatttgagtaatttgaatAGCTATTTTCAGCTATTGTTTTTTTACATTGATTTCAGGATTACTGATTCCtttttttgatttgaaattcatcaaagcaaaacaaaggtatttgtttttctttttcttctcatgtGAATTTTTCTTGGGAAAGCGCTAAGACATTACTAGGACTTGTTTTCTTagcattcttcttcttctcagaaTCTTTTGGCttgaaaaaataacataatttatttataaaaaactTCAAAGGCAACAAGTTGTCCATCCTTAAGTTTGTATTATAATATACTCTTATGCTTGTTCTTCTAAAATTAAAACCAACTGATGATCATCAAGCTGGTCTGATATATGGAGGCCGTTTTGCTTATCATTCTTAGTTAGGAAAAAGGTCTGCGTGTTGGTACTCAGTTTGCAAAATTGAttttatacttatcaaaaatattGTTTTCTTCATCTGCCTATATGTACTAATTAAATATGaaagaactatatatatatacatatatatatatatatgattgctACTTTTTCATGAATATACTGTTTTGAATACTAGCTGCCTTTAAGATATAGTGTAATTTGCATAACTAAActattgtttagctttcattactAGGAGATGGCTACTGATCAGTTGATCGACCGTGGTCATACTATATCCGGTCGAGGTCGTGTCTCTTGCCGTGGCAGACCCATCATAGGGAATGTGGCATATTCGCACCCTAGTGTCATAGCCTCCTCGCCATCCTCTGTGAATTCTATTGAACCAACCAATCAATATCATCATACTTTATCATCTCCTAGTCACTTCACTGCTGATATGCTGATAGGGGTTTCACCTCCACCTATCCCTCATATCCCACATGCACCCAGCACGCAGGGCCCACCATTGGACACAGAGGGTGCCAGTGGCTCTTCTTCCTAGAATATTGGGGTTGTGCCTCCTCAAAATAGCCTTATATTGATACGGCCTGCTTCGGCTGCTCTGTAAGTACATTTTTCATTACTCTTATTTTAGTATACATTTTTTACAAAAGCATTTATGTGACTAATATGTTCTCATTTGTTAATTCATAGTTTTGATCCTTTTGATGTTACTTGGAAGATAAGCGAGATCATAAAGATCAAGTATGAACGAGCCGTGACACAATGGAGTGATTTTACTCCCGAGGAAAAAGAATGTTACTTTAAGGAGTTCAAGgtaagtataaaatataaattgaaaatGTTCtcctttaatgaattttttcaCCAATGCTTCACAATGTTAACTTTTTCTTATCTTGCAGAGTAAATTTACATGGGACCCTTCTCATGATGTTGCAATAAAGAAACTGTGGAATAAGAAGAGTGGAGAATTATTTCGGGGCATGATACATAGGGCACGAGAAAACCCCACCAAAGTTGTCTAGATCCCCATTGCAGTCCTTTCTGAACTTCAACGTATTTGGGATGGACCAGAGtacaagaagaaaagggaacaGGGGAAGAAAAATCGAGCATTTGAGGATAGTTGTTCTCACATTGGTGGCTCTATTCCTCACACGGAGTATCGTAAGAGAATGATAAATTTTGagtaaatttaacaatttcaatttttatcttatttaaaCTTTAAATATCATATGTCTTTTGCAATTTTAATTGTAGAAGGTGGAACTTGGCTGGGATCCCACCAAGGCAGAGGTATTTGTTCGCACTCGTTGAAAAAAGAGTATGCAATAGTTAGTCGATGGACGAGCAACAACTACAATTGTAagtatttaaatttatatttgaatAAAGGTAAAAGTTGATAACAATCAAAAATCGTATAATGCATATAAGACATAATAGTTATTACTCTGTTAAATATAAGAAACTATATTCTTATATGATTGCCTGTTAAATATACTGTGAAATATATTGGTTGTGGTAGgtaaaagatgataaaaattcaagagaaagtgtagtacccggttttcgtccggtcaaaaaaatacaaaatacaaaaataataataataaaaacaaatatattaaaaatatatatatatcatataaaaaatataaaaaaaaaatataaaaaaaaatataaaaaagaaggaaaagataaagtggccgaaagtagggtaaaaaaaaaaggaagtgaaaaggggaaggaaaagagaaagaaaaggaaaaaagggggagaaaagaagaataaaaagaggAGGGAGGCGTGAGAAAAGAAggtagaagaaaaacaaaaaaaagggagaaaaagaagaaaggaggagatttggagagagcaatcgagcaaaaaaaaaacaagaagaagtttggttttctttgtctccttgagaaggtaaggactcaaattccttgattcaaattgggttttattctatgtgtttgttcggactcgttgccaatatgtttacgttattgttcaaaccttttgctcgtagatttggttcatgacgtgggtttttttgttttgttcgatgttgatgatgattgactgaggttattccttgtttttaccctgctagttgtaatagatttgctggtttttgtgccggatttggtcttgtaattttcaagttctatatagaatgataatcggtggtattggtactggatttggacttggttttgcaatatgGGATTCGGATTTGACTCGTTCATAATtagtcaatatggcatgctaatatactgaatatatttgttgtttgtttgagtatattttgatgtccggtttgagtataattgatgttttgtatatatgtttttattcaaaacccggcaacattaggaatcagttgtataggttttttggtttagagatttatgtttatatgtgtatggtatgtgtatgtatacatggtttggatgtgtatacgcatatattgtatatatgtttatatgtatatgtaaatctttaagtatgtgtttggtttgatattatatacccatattgacccccatttttgtgtttgtttgttgggtttggattgagttgaacatcatttgggccgggatcaaggagagcttgaataattttaggattttgcttaagatattctttattctttgtttaagtatgtatatttggcccttatgttggatat is a genomic window containing:
- the LOC119995591 gene encoding probable pectinesterase 29: MGFQSGLLLLANGEFNRNFKSIRVDPSGHGNFSSIQSAIDSVQPNNKYWTYINIKAGIYREKVSIPRDKPYIVLKGEGRQSTMIVWNDHESLEQSPTFSSRADNIVVRRISFVNSYNSPYSKNPRVPAVAALIAGDKSSFYRCRFSGLQDTLWDVQGRHYFKKCTIQGAVDFIFGNGQSIYENCEIEVLGSELEPGLQGYITAQGRSNPNDPNGFVFKECIITGSGSAYLGRPWRDYARVLFYNSNLTNIIHPQGWDAWNSAGHENQLTFAEHGNFGLGSASFARVKWEKKLDLKELYELVSTSFIDGENWIINQPP